catcaccaccaacatcaccaccaccaccaccaccatcaccaccaccaccaccaccatcaccaccaccaacatcaccaccaccaccaccaccaccaccaccaccactaccaccaccaccaccaccaccaccaccaccatcaccaccaccaccatcaccaccaccaacatcaccaccaccaccaccatcaccaccaccaccaccaccaccatcaccaccaccaccaacaacaccaccatcaccaccaccaccaacaccaccaccatcaccaccaccaacaccaccatcaccaccaccaccaccatcaccaccaccatcaccaccaacaacaccaccatcaccaccaccaccatcaccaccaccatcaccaccaccaacatcaccaccaccaacaccaccatcaccaccaccatcaccaccaccaccaccaccatcaccaccaccaccatcaccaccaccaacaacactatcaccaccaccaacatcaccaccaccaacatcaccaccaccaacaccaccaccaccaccatcacaccaccaccaccaccaccaacttcaacacagtgtgagggtggaggtgtgtgggctGCTCACAATACAGACGGTGTGAGCGTTTATCTCTGCCATCCCTCTACACAATACACACTGGTACTTACCCATGTATACCCATGTATACCCGTGTATACTCGTGTATATGTGTACAGGTGCATCTCCAATGTATTACTCCGTATTTTTCTGCTCTGGTCGATACAGGTGTATAGTCTCTATATTGCTCACCTGTtggtcgtctctctctctctctctctcctctctctctctctctctctctctctctctctctctctctctctctctctctctcctctccctaacACTCCTCCCTCTCCTGCAATAGCACAAATCAATATCAATGAGAGAGAAGGTCGGTTTGTCTAAGATTGGAGTCACATACTTGGCGTTAGCCTCGCCTAATTTTGCAGGGTGAACTTTCTGAGGTTCGGGATAGACATAGGACAGTCGATCTTGGCTCCAGTGGCACATTTGACAAAAATACTGGGCTTTATCCTAATTTCCCCCCATGCACTTTTCATGAAGTTCGAAATGAAATAGTGGGTGTGTGTTTCCGTAGATTTTCTAAAGTGGCTCCCTCTGTTTATAAGTGAATTTTTTATGAtttaattgaaaatgaaatgaATTCAGTCGGGTTAAGGTGATGAAGATGATGCAGATAGTGAGTAGTCTTAGAATGTTGAGAAGGtgtaagatggggggggggacaggggtgGAGGAAGATGAGGGGAGACAGGGGAGGAAAATGAGGGaaaaggtggagggggggggagaacagaCACAGACCCGGGAACTGCCGGTTACCCGTCTAAAAATACTATAACAACCCTTAACACACATTCGGTACATCCATCATTATCTCCCAAATGATCCACTCAAACAATTCATTGCAATTTTGAGGCCAAAATCCCTAACGCtaaaaatatgatgtactataaatcattgTTGCTCACATTGACATTTTCTATGTCTTGATCACTGGGTTAGGATACGTTAGGATAGAgacgttaggataggttaggttgggttaggctcGGATGTTTAGGTACGCCATTTTCTGTCAGTTATGGCACTCTGAGGAAGGGCCATTACAGCGGCCTTTATTTAGATGGCACTCAAAATAACTCATAATTTATTTACGCTTCAAAGATTAAAGGACAAGTATTATgattaacttatttaaaaattttGCATAACAAGGTCCTAATATTTTACATTATGAAAAAACTGTAAAATAATGAGTCATAATGGCATAACAAGATTCGTCGCGGGCGTCACTCTGgcacagtgtcatgtgacactTTTTGAAATGAACATTTTGATCCgcccatgttgggcacgtacccaaAAGCAATTACCGTGAAATATTGGGCGAGGCTAGTCTCCAGCGTCTGTTCCTTGTTACAAGCACAGCCCACCTCCAGTGTTACAAGGACAGCCCACCTCCAGTGTTACAAGGACAGCCCACCTCCAGTGTTACAAGGACAGCCCACCTCCAGTGTTACAAGGACAGCCCACCTCCAGTGTTACAAGGACAGCCCACCTCCAGTGTTACAAGGCCAGCCCACCTCCCGTGTTACAAGAACAGCCCACCTCCAGTGTTACAAGGACAGCCCACCTCCAGGGTTACAAGGACAGCCCACATCCAGTGTTACAAGCACAGCCCACCTCCCGTGTTACAAGGACAGCCCACCTCCAGTGTTACAAGCACAGCCCACCTCCCGTGTTACAAGGACAGCCCACCTCCAGTGTTACAAGCACAGCCCACCTCCCGTGTTACAAGGACAGCCCACCTCCAGTGTTACAAGCACAGCCCACCTCCAGTGTTACAAGGACAGCCCACCTCCTGTGTTACAAGCACAGCCCACCTCCCGTGTTACAAGGCCAGCCCACCTCCCGTGTTACAAGGCCAGCCCACCTCCCGTGTTACAAGCACAGCCCACCTCCCGTGTTACAAGGACAGCCCACCTCCAGTGTTACAAGCACAGCCCACCTCCAGTGTTACAAGGACAGCCCACCTCCTGTGTTACAAGGCCAGCCCACCTCCCGTGTTACAAGGCCAGCCCACCTCCCGTGTTACAAGGCCAGCCCACCTCCCGTGTTACAAGGCCAGCCCACCTCCCGTGTTACAAGGCCAGCCCACCTCCCGTGTTACAAGGCCAGCCCACCTCCCGTGTTACAAGGCCAGCCCACCTCCCGTGTTACAAGGACAGCCCACCTCCCGTGTTACAAGGACAGCCCACCTCCCGTGTTACAAGGACAGCCCACCTCCAGTGTTACAAGGCCAGCCCACCTCCCGTGTTACAAGGCCAGCCCACCTCCCGTGTTACAAGCACAGCCCACCTCCAGTGTTACAAGGACAGCCCACCTCCCGTGTTACAAGGCCAGCCCACCTCCCGTGTTACAAGCACAGCCCACCTCCAGTGTTACAAGCACAGCCCACCTCACATGTTACAAGCACAGCCCACCTTCCGTGTTACAAGCACAGCCCACCTCACATGTTACAAGGCCAGCCCACCTCACATGTTACAAGGCCAGCCCACCTCACATGTTACAAGCACAGCCCACCTCACATGTTACAAGCACAGCCCACCTCCCGTGTTACAAGCACAGCCCATCTCACATGTTACAAGGCCAGCCCACCTCACATGTTACAAGGCCAGCCCACCTCACATGTTACAAGGCCAGCCCACCTCACATGTTACAAGCACAGCCCACCTCCAGTGTTACAAGCACAGCCCACCTCACATGTTACAAGCACAGCCCACCTTCCGTGCTACAAGCACAGCCCACCTCACATGTTACAAGGCCAGCCCACCTCCAGTGTTACAAGGACAGCCACCTCCCTCGATCATATTCATCCTACCCAACTAATTCCAGAACTTATAATGCAATTTGCAAAGAACTGTTTCACAAAATCCCCAAAATGCTAATTCCCTCACTCCACTACAGCGCTCTCCCTTAAGTGTGCTCCATGATAGGAGAAGCAGTACAAGCAAATATCACCCGTAAGTTTCCTTGGCATAAAGACAGATGGCGCAGGTGTCAGCTGAGGCTAGACACATGGTTGAGAACAGTGCtggcagtcgattaaggcagtgtctgggatgctcccggacgcaggttcgaatcctcgtcacggcccttgtggatttgttcagtgctGGCGGGTCTCCCAGATGACTGGCCACTGACACAAACATGTCagtcaatgttgaccagaccacacgctagaaagtgaagggacgacgacgtttcggtccgtcctggaccattcgcaagtcgattatgatcacaatcgacttgacaatggtccaggacggaccgaaacgtcgtcgtcccttcactttctagtatgtggtttgcTCAACATATttgagccatgttattgtgactactCGTCTGTATGTGGGTTAATACACCTCGGGAAAGGTCGTACCAGCTCTGTCTCAGCTACACTCACATAGAGGTACAGGAACACTCATCACCGCAATAACTGGTGACTTCATCTCCATGTAAGTCGCGCAGTAACCCGTATTACCATGTTCTTTCCCCATAACAATCATGTTCTTCCCCATAACAACCATGTTCTTTCCCCATAACAACCATGTTCTTTCCCCATAACAACCATGTTCTTCCCCATAACAACCATGTTCTTTAACCATAACGACCATATTCTTCCCCATAACAATCATGTTCTTCCCCATAACAACCATGTTCTTTCCCCATAACAACCATGTTCTTTAACCATAACAACCATGTTCTTCCCCATAACCATGTTCTTTCCCCATAACAACCATGTTCTTCCCCATAACAACCATGTTCTTTCCCCATAACAACCATGTTCTTCCCCATAACAACCATGTTCTTTAACCATAACGACCATATTCTTCCCCATAACAACCATGTTCTTCCCCATAACAACCATGTTCTTTAACCATAACGACCATAttctgtcgtgacgctgaaccccggttcattccgaacacagcgattacacaacacataacaccttgcctcagcaaccgttactaccaccgtgtactcctacacacaccagacccttgaggcgtaccactaggtttgtactggaacacaatgaatgaacatatggaaggtatttaaaggccgtcgggttttgtcatttaattacaaagaatagactctgacaaataatactatattaattaacatactctattggtcaatacacttccaatacccatagaccacttgacctccgcgatcaccacacacactcgtaacttccgcctaagtccctaatacggaatgattactacaacgctccacacccggttagtcttacattcaatactcacatactgcagacttaacttggtcactaagatcacaacaggctctcgcatagctgtctgctacacttcgctgctgccacaaccggggatccaaaggacttgctcgttcaacttccacaatcagactgactccagtcagccatctccctcaaccatttcaccccacctctcaaggaaggtataatccgattaaccttatccctagagaggtaatcttgttcctagaagcctgacgaagaataattcctctttccaggaattaatcatttggctaaacagcttcggtcttaatccattgacctttcttagatatgtgatccatagtctgtctacttacatgtactttcaatcatcattcgttaagtgttgtagtaatgatcctctagctaataattcctactaacttgtggattacaacaccactcccctccttaaacacgcatatgtccccatatgcatcattgcaatggttccattagtgcaaggacctggaggatgcacccaccatatgtgtacaactaaaaaatcatccaataagttcatcatacacacaatgaaataaattaaaattttccccgacatgactcacaacacttctccaacatatacattatattcacatcatagcacaggtaaaatagtctgtaataatttttcccatctccaacaatgcacatatacctaaactgctgacatataattacatacaaacataaccataaaattacatggaccagaatgctggcacttaaacagaaatgacactagtcattaatatatacacaacacatatatatctaaggttcttcatccttagtaattataatttaacatcttgccctgtactgttgacataagggcttacaatgatcacacaatgtttcactggcctcctccacaattgcagcatcacttctcttgtcttcgtgtcccatggttgctaggtcatagatcctccatgacccagacaaaacccaggctgtccagcctggtgaatgttgtcaatgtcccatcgttgctctgaggtaacgtgatcctggcctccagagcaacggagattcctaccccagggtcatgttccctgggtctgtgctgacgtctcgttccagggcaccaatcccagaacgctgtagatccctcacagctctctggtctaggcccatccgcccagagtgtgtccacctgtattcacaccttcccgaccgctgtacctgcaaaatattccctcggagccccctggctcgatcccattattacataaccccctcggctccttactctctccccgtatatagcctgagcgcagctgcaaaaccattgcagctggcccttatccctgctttgatgtcagggggcgaatttcgcctataacgtcacgttggcttcacttcccccccctttttttctagaataactgagtgtagcctcatagcttcccttctactctacctgaagctctgtgacatgatcccgggggaccttctcaagcctaacactcagtaatggtgccgatgaggtaatatacagtatatacatacacatacattatcacaataaatacctcattaaaataatttccaactatgtcactaaag
This genomic stretch from Procambarus clarkii isolate CNS0578487 chromosome 22, FALCON_Pclarkii_2.0, whole genome shotgun sequence harbors:
- the LOC123748517 gene encoding MAGE-like protein 2, with translation MLGTYPKAITVKYWARLVSSVCSLLQAQPTSSVTRTAHLQCYKDSPPPVLQGQPTSSVTRTAHLQCYKDSPPPVLQGQPTSRVTRTAHLQCYKDSPPPGLQGQPTSSVTSTAHLPCYKDSPPPVLQAQPTSRVTRTAHLQCYKHSPPPVLQGQPTSSVTSTAHLQCYKDSPPPVLQAQPTSRVTRPAHLPCYKASPPPVLQAQPTSRVTRTAHLQCYKHSPPPVLQGQPTSCVTRPAHLPCYKASPPPVLQGQPTSRVTRPAHLPCYKASPPPVLQGQPTSRVTRPAHLPCYKDSPPPVLQGQPTSRVTRTAHLQCYKASPPPVLQGQPTSRVTSTAHLQCYKDSPPPVLQGQPTSRVTSTAHLQCYKHSPPHMLQAQPTFRVTSTAHLTCYKASPPHMLQGQPTSHVTSTAHLTCYKHSPPPVLQAQPISHVTRPAHLTCYKASPPHMLQGQPTSHVTSTAHLQCYKHSPPHMLQAQPTFRATSTAHLTCYKASPPPVLQGQPPPSIIFILPN